The Sebastes fasciatus isolate fSebFas1 chromosome 4, fSebFas1.pri, whole genome shotgun sequence genome window below encodes:
- the LOC141766561 gene encoding leucine-rich repeat-containing protein 52-like isoform X2: MKNLDQYGRSHLESLVCAALPSLVLVLLGLLGSVHGCPGVCTCYGNTTDCSAVGLLSLTPILAQLDQDSLILRLPQNNLSSLGTAELSNLSLELLDLSQNHFSSLQPGAFTGLSSMRFLNLSANYLGVRLVTSDPNNSTEVLLGLNGSQGSAGLSKEAFRGLWRLRGLDLSSNGLLWLPKGLLDGLQRLAWLSVASNRLVALDRVTFEPLVGLQQLRLAGNPWECDCKLRDFKHWMEWLIYRDGQVDAMQCSLPGDLKGRDIRSVPAEMFSYCLQTPTREGAPGYATRPPCPPGRINSNDDCIRQRYRPVSVRRAHGTQIVAGVICGTVCVMMVVAATYGCVYASLMARYQREMKNRGQPLMAESGADTDLEDGQMSSPPSPEESPPKESCGIVHGYRISSF; this comes from the exons ATGAAGAACCTGGACCAGTATGGACGCAGTCACCTGGAGAGTCTGG TGTGTGCAGCCCTGCCCAGTCTggtactggttctactgggactGCTGGGCTCGGTCCACGGCTGTCCCGGTGTCTGCACCTGCTACGGTAACACCACTGACTGCTCTGCTGTcggccttctctctctgacgCCCATCCTAGCACAGCTGGACCAGGACTCTCTGATACTCCGGCTGCCCCAGAACAACCTCTCCTCGCTGGGCACCGCTGAGCTGTCCAACCTCAGCCTGGAGCTCCTGGATCTTTCTCAGAACCACTTTTCCTCCCTGCAACCTGGAGCTTTCACGGGCCTGAGCAGCATGCGCTTCCTCAATCTCTCCGCTAACTACCTCGGGGTTCGcctggtgacctctgaccccaacaACAGCACAGAGGTCCTGCTGGGCTTGAACGGAAGTCAGGGGAGCGCTGGCCTGAGCAAGGAAGCGTTCAGGGGGCTGTGGCGGCTGCGAGGGCTCGACCTGTCCTCCAATGGCCTCCTGTGGCTGCCCAAAGGCCTGCTGGATGGGCTTCAGAGACTCGCCTGGCTGTCCGTGGCCAGCAATCGGCTGGTGGCCCTGGACCGAGTCACCTTCGAGCCCTTGGTGGGGCTCCAGCAGCTCCGGCTGGCGGGAAACCCCTGGGAGTGCGACTGCAAGCTGAGAGACTTCAAGCACTGGATGGAGTGGTTGATTTACAGGG ATGGGCAGGTAGATGCGATGCAGTGCAGTCTCCCAGGGGATCTGAAGGGCAGGGACATCCGCAGCGTGCCAGCAGAGATGTTCAGCTACTGCCTGCAGACTCCGACCAGAGAGGGCGCACCGGGTTACGCCACCCGGCCTCCCTGCCCGCCCGGCCGCATCAACAGCAACGACGACTGCATTCGCCAGCGCTACCGGCCCGTCAGCGTCCGCCGAGCGCACGGCACGCAAATAGTCGCGGGCGTGATCTGCGGCACGGTGTGTGTCATGATGGTGGTTGCGGCGACTTACGGCTGTGTCTACGCCTCGCTGATGGCGCGGTACCAGAGGGAGATGAAGAACCGCGGGCAGCCTCTGATGGCCGAGTCCGGAGCCGACACAGACCTGGAGGACGGGCAAATGTCGTCGCCGCCCTCGCCGGAGGAGTCGCCGCCCAAAGAGTCCTGCGGCATCGTGCATGGGTATCGAATCAGCAGCTTCTGA
- the LOC141766561 gene encoding leucine-rich repeat-containing protein 52-like isoform X1: MDAVTWRVWVSPDRRVIVVCFHKDSTVCAALPSLVLVLLGLLGSVHGCPGVCTCYGNTTDCSAVGLLSLTPILAQLDQDSLILRLPQNNLSSLGTAELSNLSLELLDLSQNHFSSLQPGAFTGLSSMRFLNLSANYLGVRLVTSDPNNSTEVLLGLNGSQGSAGLSKEAFRGLWRLRGLDLSSNGLLWLPKGLLDGLQRLAWLSVASNRLVALDRVTFEPLVGLQQLRLAGNPWECDCKLRDFKHWMEWLIYRDGQVDAMQCSLPGDLKGRDIRSVPAEMFSYCLQTPTREGAPGYATRPPCPPGRINSNDDCIRQRYRPVSVRRAHGTQIVAGVICGTVCVMMVVAATYGCVYASLMARYQREMKNRGQPLMAESGADTDLEDGQMSSPPSPEESPPKESCGIVHGYRISSF; encoded by the exons ATGGACGCAGTCACCTGGAGAGTCTGGGTGAGTCCGGACAGACGAGTGATTGTAGTCTGCTTCCATAAAGACTCCACAG TGTGTGCAGCCCTGCCCAGTCTggtactggttctactgggactGCTGGGCTCGGTCCACGGCTGTCCCGGTGTCTGCACCTGCTACGGTAACACCACTGACTGCTCTGCTGTcggccttctctctctgacgCCCATCCTAGCACAGCTGGACCAGGACTCTCTGATACTCCGGCTGCCCCAGAACAACCTCTCCTCGCTGGGCACCGCTGAGCTGTCCAACCTCAGCCTGGAGCTCCTGGATCTTTCTCAGAACCACTTTTCCTCCCTGCAACCTGGAGCTTTCACGGGCCTGAGCAGCATGCGCTTCCTCAATCTCTCCGCTAACTACCTCGGGGTTCGcctggtgacctctgaccccaacaACAGCACAGAGGTCCTGCTGGGCTTGAACGGAAGTCAGGGGAGCGCTGGCCTGAGCAAGGAAGCGTTCAGGGGGCTGTGGCGGCTGCGAGGGCTCGACCTGTCCTCCAATGGCCTCCTGTGGCTGCCCAAAGGCCTGCTGGATGGGCTTCAGAGACTCGCCTGGCTGTCCGTGGCCAGCAATCGGCTGGTGGCCCTGGACCGAGTCACCTTCGAGCCCTTGGTGGGGCTCCAGCAGCTCCGGCTGGCGGGAAACCCCTGGGAGTGCGACTGCAAGCTGAGAGACTTCAAGCACTGGATGGAGTGGTTGATTTACAGGG ATGGGCAGGTAGATGCGATGCAGTGCAGTCTCCCAGGGGATCTGAAGGGCAGGGACATCCGCAGCGTGCCAGCAGAGATGTTCAGCTACTGCCTGCAGACTCCGACCAGAGAGGGCGCACCGGGTTACGCCACCCGGCCTCCCTGCCCGCCCGGCCGCATCAACAGCAACGACGACTGCATTCGCCAGCGCTACCGGCCCGTCAGCGTCCGCCGAGCGCACGGCACGCAAATAGTCGCGGGCGTGATCTGCGGCACGGTGTGTGTCATGATGGTGGTTGCGGCGACTTACGGCTGTGTCTACGCCTCGCTGATGGCGCGGTACCAGAGGGAGATGAAGAACCGCGGGCAGCCTCTGATGGCCGAGTCCGGAGCCGACACAGACCTGGAGGACGGGCAAATGTCGTCGCCGCCCTCGCCGGAGGAGTCGCCGCCCAAAGAGTCCTGCGGCATCGTGCATGGGTATCGAATCAGCAGCTTCTGA